In Zea mays cultivar B73 chromosome 7, Zm-B73-REFERENCE-NAM-5.0, whole genome shotgun sequence, the following proteins share a genomic window:
- the LOC100281249 gene encoding FYVE zinc finger family protein, producing the protein MGTPPPFQESGHCDVCRCTFNTFRRRHHCRSCGRTLCHEHSSYYMALPQYGIYTDVRVCYGCFNKSSSQGHADNPVSAGSISGAADSFSGLSLGKEDDSSPMKNSTVQSTAALIECKCGMPLCICEAPKPEPSPTPVKNINTVPPTTQSNPRPKKPANTQQKASATSSSNSSPFLNIGLMNNDSNDKGIVDYEVSGEGLREAIKGGDVKGVKKLLTQGVDSNYCDKQGFTLLHLAALFNQTEIALILMDHGANVESKNGQGETPLDCAPAMLQYKMRQRVEELAASASKGPLG; encoded by the exons ATGGGGACGCCGCCGCCTTTCCAGGAGTCCGGCCACTGCGACGTCTGCCGCTGCACCTTCAACACCTTCCGCCGCCGT CATCACTGCCGCAGCTGCGGACGGACGCTCTGTCACGAGCATTCTTCGTACTACATG GCTCTCCCGCAGTATGGGATATATACAGACGTCAGAGTCTGCTACGGTTGCTTCAACAAATCCTCCAG CCAAGGACACGCTGATAATCCGGTGTCAGCTGGTAGCATTTCTGGAGCAGCTGACTCTTTTTCAGGGCTGAGTTTGGGTAAGGAGGATGATTCGTCGCCTATGAAGAATTCAACGGTTCAGAGCACGGCAGCCCTTATTGAGTGCAAATGTGGGATGCCTTTGTGTATATGTGAAGCACCAAAACCAGAACCTTCTCCTACACCTGTAAAG AATATCAACACCGTTCCCCCAACCACACAGTCAAATCCAAGGCCAAAGAAGCCTGCTAACACTCAACAGAAGGCTTCAGCTACTTCCAGTAGCAACTCAAG CCCATTCTTAAATATTGGATTAATGAACAACGATAGCAATGATAAGGGCATTGTTGACTATGAAGTTAGTGGGGAG GGACTGAGAGAAGCAATTAAAGGCGGGGATGTTAAGGGTGTAAAGAAACTTCTTACACAG GGAGTGGATTCTAACTACTGCGACAAACAAGGATTTACTTTGCTGCATTTG GCTGCTTTGTTTAACCAAACTGAAATTGCTCTTATTCTCATGGACCATGGGGCAAATGTTGAAAGCAAAAATGGGCAAG GGGAAACTCCTTTGGACTGTGCTCCGGCAATGCTGCAATACAAAATGCGCCAACGGGTGGAAGAACTCGCGGCTTCGGCTTCGAAGGGACCACTAGGGTGA
- the LOC100284444 gene encoding caltractin, protein MSFNQSTVKGQARRERPRARPHGLTQQRRQEIKEAFDLFDTDNSGTIDAKELNVAMRALGFEMTEEQIRQMIADVDKDGSGAIDYEEFEHMMTAKIGERDSKEELSKAFRIIDQDGNGKISNIDIQRIAKELGVNLTLDEIQDMVQEADRNGDGEIDFDEFIRMMRRTSFGY, encoded by the exons ATGAGTTTCAACCAG TCTACTGTCAAGGGGCAGGCCAGGAGGGAGAGGCCTAGGGCTCGCCCTCATGGCCTGACGCAGCAGAGGAGGCAGGAAATAAAGGAAGCTTTTGATCTGTTTGATACAGATAACTCTG GAACCATTGATGCAAAAGAGCTCAATGTTGCCATGAG AGCCTTGGGATTTGAGATGACTGAAGAG CAAATTAGGCAAATGATTGCTGATGTTGACAAAGATGGCAGTGGAGCGATCGACTACGAGGAGTTTGAGCACATGATGACTGCCAAAATCGGAGAGAGGGATAGTAAAGAGGAGCTTTCAAAAGCATTCCGCATTATTGATCAAGATGGAAAT GGAAAGATTTCTAACATTGATATCCAGAGGATTGCCAAAGAGCTGGGTGTAAATCTCACCCTCGATGAGATCCAAGACATGGTGCAAGAGGCTGATAGAAATG GTGACGGTGAGATAGACTTTGACGAGTTCATCAGGATGATGAGGAGGACCAGCTTTGGCTACTAG